From Algoriphagus sp. NG3, the proteins below share one genomic window:
- a CDS encoding shikimate kinase gives MEKDLKIVLVGLPGSGKSTFGKQLAAMLQFPYFDLDTLIEKKYRMKIPDIFSEYGEGEFRTMESQVLKDFLDQEGSYVLASGGGCPCFNDNMDLINQKAVSVYLDVPLEEISTRLGVSKAQNRPLFFGLDQGEITLKLKSLLFERGYFYDQSKIKLSGEDFSTELLVSELIRLFRTS, from the coding sequence ATGGAAAAAGATCTTAAAATCGTTTTGGTGGGACTTCCTGGTTCCGGGAAAAGTACGTTTGGAAAGCAACTAGCCGCTATGCTCCAATTTCCTTACTTTGATCTGGATACACTGATAGAGAAAAAGTATCGCATGAAAATTCCTGATATTTTTTCCGAGTATGGCGAAGGGGAATTCCGTACGATGGAATCGCAGGTTCTAAAGGATTTTCTAGACCAGGAAGGTTCTTATGTATTAGCGTCGGGAGGCGGTTGTCCTTGCTTTAATGATAACATGGACTTGATTAACCAAAAAGCCGTATCAGTGTATCTGGATGTGCCACTGGAAGAGATTTCCACCCGATTAGGAGTGTCCAAAGCACAAAACCGACCATTGTTTTTTGGACTTGATCAAGGTGAAATAACCTTGAAACTGAAAAGTTTGCTGTTTGAGCGTGGATATTTTTATGATCAATCAAAAATAAAACTCAGCGGAGAAGACTTCTCCACTGAGCTTTTGGTTTCGGAGTTGATCAGACTGTTTAGGACCTCCTGA
- a CDS encoding long-chain fatty acid transporter, which yields MRIFILVLSIVIISSTFVSAQSGYYEDAYRFSQSIPAGSARIMGVGGAQWSLGGDVSNIAGNPAGLGFFRTSEASVTLGYTDWGVQTSYLGQNRDYHTTNFSLPNVSFVMANPKSEFDRGNFKGGSFGISIQRIANFNTEYGYFSDELGQTSIIDFYLQDANGIPENQIQSYGLSGLAYNTYQINPITIDEDGNPISNPDTYDSFVLGLPFQDENITQEGSSSQITFAYGANFSHKFFVGGSVGIRTLNFNSRKIYNEEFPDDPLDRSTLQENLFINGSGINLSLGVIYKPQDYLNLGFNFQTPTWYALNEEYDAAMVANYNNYEFEGENLNRVEALSDIFLSSYNLNTPLKIGGGASVFLGKNGFISADVDWVDYSMANIKSRDFDEGPDNMLIDNLYTSTINFRAGAEYRFNNFRIRGGYGFYGDPIANSDYDRSTQQISGGLGVKLNKFSVDFALVNQKFNTLYSSYQVLDNQGNNIGPVTEVKNNLINGVLTLGLSF from the coding sequence ATGAGAATTTTCATTCTGGTTTTATCCATAGTTATTATTTCGTCCACATTTGTATCAGCCCAAAGTGGATACTATGAAGATGCGTATCGTTTCAGCCAATCAATTCCTGCCGGTTCAGCACGGATTATGGGTGTGGGCGGGGCTCAATGGTCTTTGGGCGGAGATGTATCCAATATAGCCGGAAATCCGGCAGGGCTCGGGTTTTTCAGAACCTCTGAGGCAAGTGTCACTTTGGGTTACACTGACTGGGGAGTGCAGACTTCCTACTTAGGGCAGAACCGAGATTACCACACCACAAATTTTTCCCTGCCAAATGTCAGCTTTGTAATGGCTAATCCTAAAAGTGAATTTGACCGGGGAAATTTCAAAGGCGGATCCTTTGGTATTAGCATTCAACGAATTGCTAATTTCAATACTGAATATGGTTATTTTTCGGATGAGTTAGGCCAAACCTCAATAATCGATTTCTACTTACAGGATGCTAATGGGATTCCAGAAAACCAAATCCAATCTTATGGACTATCCGGATTAGCATACAACACTTATCAGATTAATCCAATAACGATAGACGAAGATGGTAATCCAATCTCCAACCCTGATACCTATGATTCCTTTGTGTTGGGATTGCCATTTCAGGATGAAAATATCACACAAGAAGGCAGTTCAAGTCAAATCACTTTTGCATATGGCGCCAATTTCAGCCATAAGTTTTTTGTCGGGGGATCTGTGGGAATCAGAACCCTTAATTTCAATTCTAGAAAAATATACAATGAGGAGTTTCCTGATGACCCTCTAGATAGATCTACTTTACAAGAAAATCTCTTTATTAATGGTAGTGGGATCAACCTCAGCCTGGGAGTAATCTACAAGCCGCAGGACTATTTGAATCTCGGATTTAACTTCCAGACCCCGACTTGGTATGCATTGAATGAGGAGTATGATGCTGCAATGGTAGCCAATTACAACAACTACGAATTCGAGGGAGAAAATTTGAACAGAGTAGAAGCCTTGTCAGACATATTCCTTAGCTCCTATAATCTAAACACTCCTTTAAAAATAGGCGGTGGAGCATCTGTCTTCCTTGGGAAAAACGGTTTCATTTCTGCTGATGTGGACTGGGTGGATTACAGCATGGCAAACATCAAATCAAGGGATTTCGATGAAGGCCCGGACAATATGCTCATTGACAACCTTTATACAAGCACCATTAATTTTAGAGCAGGCGCTGAGTATAGGTTCAACAACTTCAGAATCCGGGGCGGCTATGGCTTCTACGGAGATCCTATTGCCAACTCAGACTATGACCGCAGTACCCAACAAATTAGCGGGGGCTTGGGAGTGAAACTCAATAAATTTTCAGTCGACTTTGCACTGGTAAACCAAAAGTTTAATACCCTATACAGCAGCTATCAGGTATTGGATAACCAAGGCAATAATATCGGGCCGGTCACCGAGGTGAAAAACAACCTGATCAACGGGGTACTCACGCTGGGCTTGAGTTTTTAA
- the proS gene encoding proline--tRNA ligase, which produces MSKGLPKRSEDYSLWYNELVKRADLAENSAVRGCMVIKPYGYSIWEKMQAELDRMFKETGHSNAYFPLFIPKSYLSKEASHVEGFAKECAVVTHYRLKNAEDGSGVIVDPEAKLDEELIVRPTSETVIWSTYKNWVQSYRDLPLLVNQWANVVRWEMRTRLFLRTTEFLWQEGHTAHATKKEAETETMQMMNVYAQFAEDFMALPVVRGRKTESERFAGADDTLCIEAMMQDGKALQAGTSHFLGQNFAKAFDVKFATKEGGLEYVWGTSWGVSTRLMGALIMAHSDDNGLVLPPKLAPIQVVIIPIYRKDEELDAITEKANEIIAELRKVGVSVKYDNRDTHKPGFKFAEHELKGVPLRIAIGPRDLENGTIEIARRDTLTKEQFELGAQPIAEKISGLLEEIQTSIYSRALNFRGEMTTEVDSWEEFKKLLDEKGGFLSAHWDGTAETEEKIKDLTKATIRCIPLDRKEEEGVCVYSGKPSQGRVLFAKAY; this is translated from the coding sequence ATGAGTAAAGGACTACCTAAGAGAAGCGAAGATTATTCGCTATGGTACAATGAATTAGTGAAAAGAGCCGATTTGGCAGAGAATTCAGCTGTAAGAGGATGTATGGTCATCAAGCCCTATGGCTATTCCATCTGGGAAAAAATGCAGGCTGAGCTTGACCGTATGTTCAAGGAAACCGGCCACTCCAACGCATATTTCCCCCTTTTTATCCCCAAATCTTATTTGAGTAAGGAGGCCAGCCATGTAGAAGGATTCGCTAAAGAATGTGCGGTAGTTACTCACTACAGGTTGAAAAACGCGGAAGATGGTAGCGGAGTGATTGTGGATCCCGAAGCAAAATTGGATGAGGAACTGATAGTTCGACCAACCTCAGAAACAGTGATATGGAGCACCTATAAAAATTGGGTTCAATCGTACAGAGATCTTCCTCTACTGGTAAACCAGTGGGCTAACGTAGTCCGTTGGGAAATGAGGACCAGACTCTTCCTCAGAACTACAGAATTCCTATGGCAGGAAGGTCACACGGCGCATGCTACAAAAAAAGAAGCTGAAACTGAGACTATGCAAATGATGAATGTCTATGCTCAGTTTGCTGAAGATTTTATGGCTTTGCCGGTAGTAAGAGGAAGAAAAACCGAAAGTGAACGATTTGCTGGAGCCGATGATACCTTATGTATAGAGGCAATGATGCAAGATGGAAAGGCGCTTCAAGCGGGAACATCCCACTTTCTAGGACAGAATTTCGCCAAGGCTTTTGATGTGAAATTTGCCACCAAAGAGGGTGGTCTGGAATATGTCTGGGGCACTTCATGGGGCGTAAGCACACGTTTGATGGGAGCTTTGATTATGGCGCATTCAGATGATAATGGACTGGTGTTGCCTCCAAAATTGGCTCCAATACAAGTGGTGATTATCCCGATCTATAGAAAAGACGAAGAACTGGATGCCATCACCGAAAAAGCAAACGAGATTATTGCTGAACTTCGCAAAGTAGGAGTGTCAGTGAAATACGATAACCGAGATACCCATAAGCCTGGATTTAAATTTGCAGAGCATGAGCTGAAAGGTGTTCCGTTGAGGATTGCTATTGGGCCTAGAGACTTGGAAAACGGTACAATTGAAATAGCCAGACGGGATACCTTGACTAAGGAGCAATTTGAGTTGGGTGCCCAACCGATTGCTGAGAAAATATCCGGTTTGCTAGAAGAAATTCAGACTAGTATATATTCCAGGGCATTGAACTTCAGAGGTGAAATGACCACGGAGGTAGATTCCTGGGAAGAGTTTAAGAAGCTTCTGGATGAAAAAGGTGGTTTCCTCTCAGCCCATTGGGATGGTACAGCGGAGACTGAAGAGAAGATCAAGGATCTCACCAAAGCGACCATACGCTGTATTCCTTTAGACAGAAAAGAGGAGGAAGGGGTTTGTGTCTATTCAGGCAAGCCTTCTCAAGGCAGAGTTCTCTTTGCAAAAGCATATTAA
- a CDS encoding NfeD family protein: protein MTVFILSTLLGIGLVLFMIEVFLLPGTTVVGIIGLLVSVVGVYYAYLSYNLTTALWITGITVLSNVALIWYGFASGIWKRFSLKTEMEGGAFDGRTEGLAVGMVGIAVSDIKPIGKASFEDKILEVKSESGFIEVGKIVSVIKIENNKIIVK from the coding sequence ATGACAGTTTTCATACTCTCCACTCTTTTAGGAATAGGATTAGTACTATTTATGATTGAAGTTTTTTTGCTTCCAGGTACAACTGTGGTAGGAATCATTGGTTTGCTTGTTAGTGTGGTGGGAGTATATTATGCCTACCTTTCATATAACCTTACTACTGCATTGTGGATTACGGGAATTACAGTCCTTTCTAACGTGGCTTTGATTTGGTATGGGTTTGCTTCAGGGATTTGGAAACGGTTTTCCCTTAAGACGGAAATGGAAGGCGGAGCATTTGACGGGAGAACTGAAGGATTAGCAGTTGGGATGGTAGGAATTGCAGTGTCAGATATAAAGCCTATTGGTAAAGCTTCATTTGAGGATAAAATTTTAGAAGTAAAAAGTGAGAGTGGCTTTATCGAAGTGGGAAAAATAGTTAGTGTAATTAAAATTGAAAATAATAAAATCATAGTTAAATAG